DNA from Bacteroidales bacterium:
TGTGTCTCCGTTCATTGGCAGGTTAGATGATGTTTCTACTGATGGAGTTGAATTGATTGCCCAAATAGCAGAATTGTATAATTATTATGGTTTTGAAACACAACTTTTAGCTGCTTCAATTCGTCATACTATGCATATAATACAATGTGCTCAAGCTGGAGCCGATGTTGCAACTTGTCCGTTAAATGCAATTTTAGGATTAATTAAACATCCTTTAACTGATGTGGGCTTAAAAAAATTCATTGAAGATTATAAAAAATTAAATGGATAAAAAATTAATTAGCTGCTGAAATGACTGTATAGTAGAAAGTTTTTGCGTTGTTGCCTTAGCCTCAGCCTCAGCCTTTTATAACCTTACAATGAGAAAAATTATTATTTACTTATAACATTAACATTAATTTAACCAAAGAACCAATTTCTAATATTATGTTACTTAAAATACATCCTGACACTCCAAGTTCCAGACAAATACTAAAAGTAGTTGAAGTATTGCAAAATGGAGGTGTTATTATTTATCCTACTGATACTGTTTATGGGATAGGTTGTGATATTTATAATCAAAAAGCTGTTGAAAAAATAGCAAAAATCAAGGGTGTAAACCCTGAAAAAGCAAATTTTTCATTTATTTGTTATGATTTAAGTCATTTGTCAGACTATACAAAACAAGTTAATAATGATGTTTTCAAATTAATGAAAAAAAACCTGCCTGGCCCTTTTACTTTTATTCTTAATGCAAATGGTAAAGTGCCAAAATTATTTCGTAATAAAAAGAAAACCGTTGGGATAAGAATACCAGACAATAACATTGTCAGGGAAATTGTCAGGGAATTAGGTAATCCGATTTTAACCACATCAATTCATGACGAAGACGAAGTTATTGAATATACAACCGACCCGGAACTAATTTATGAAAAATATAAGGATATTGTTGATATTGTTGTTGATGGAGGATACGGAAATAATGAAGCATCAACAGTAGTTGATTGTACAAAAGATGAAATTGAGATAGTTCGTGAGGGAGCAGGGGAACTTATGTAGAGTTTGTTCATAATGTCTAAGAATTTATTTAAATTGATTTACGAACAAGCCTGCCTACCGTCAGGCAGGGATTGCAGATTTTAGACCTGACTGCCGTCAGGCAGGTTTTTGATTTTCAATAACTTCGTAAATCAAAAATCGTTAACTTAGCGAAGCGATCTCATGAAATAATCGGTGTTCTGAAATCAATAAACACTGACCTTATAGACAAGCACTAAGTAGTGTTCGTAAGAAAACAAAGCCAAACTGTGGCAATTCTTTAAAGTTTAAATTTACCAATTTTTTTTAGAAATAAATTATCGTATTTCAAATAATTTAAAATTTATTATTCCACTTTCAGTAATCAAAATATCATCAACACGTGCCATGTCTGGGCCTTTTTTGCACCATTCAACAAACAAATCCAGCTTTTCCTTATTTCCTTCGGCTTCAATATATACCGAACCATTGACTTTGTTTTTTACAAATCCTTTAATATCATAATATTTTGCTGTATTTAAAGTAGAATATCTGAAAGCTACACCTTGTACCCTTCCCGAAACTGTAATATTTATATGTTTTATCATAAAAAGTCTTTTTACAAAGTAAAAAAATACCTGATAATAATACAAATCTTCTTAATATTCTTAAATTTAATACTTTTATTAAAATTAATACAGACTGTTTTTTTATGTTAAAATTTCTTGATATTTTCTTTTTATCTTTCCATACTCTACTGATTTTTTTTAATCTTTTTGGCTGGATATGTAAAAAAACAAGAAAAATAAATCTTATTACTCTTTCTTTAACAGGAGCTTCATGGTTTATTCTTGGAATATTTTACGGTATAGGATATTGTCCATTAACCGACTGGCATTGGACAGTTGTAAGAAAATTAGGAAAAACAAATATTCCCAATTCATATATTAAATATCTTTTTGACAGACTAACAGGATTAGATATAAATTCAACATTAGTTGATTATCTCACAGCTATTTGCTTTTTTATTGCATTAGTTGTTTCTGTTTATGTTAACTTTAAAGACTATTTCCACAAAAAATCTAACGAAATCTAAATATATGAACCGGAACTAATTAATGTTTGCACAAAAACATTAAATAGCTTGATATTTCATTGATGTAATATTTTTTAGTGAACGGCAAAGCCCTCACTGAAAGTAATTTTCGTGTCTTGGTGATTTGGTGGCAAAATTATAACTGCCACCAAATCACCAAAACACAAAATCGCACCAAATACCGCCATGATTTACATTAGTTTATATTTTACATCTATTTGGTTATCATGGGATTAATAATATAACACTAAAATAATTATTCCTCAGAAAATCGCTGAATACTCGGGATTAAAATACAGGTAATAAGGAAAATAACAATTGAACAATGAAACAATTGAACAATTTAATGAATAACACTAATAAAGTTTATTATTTATAAACAGTAATAATTTAGAGTTTTAATAATTTTTTATTTTAATTCGTAAATTAATTTAACCTAATTTGATTTAATGCTATACCGTATTATTTATATTTTATGTTTATTCCTTTTAATTTTTTACAAAACCGTATCCGGTCAGGAATATTTTCAACAGGAAGTTAATTATAAAATAAATGTAAAACTGGATGATAAAAACAATCTCCTAATTGCCGATGAAACAATTGAATATATTAACAACTCACCAGATACTTTAAAATTTATTTATTTTCACCTTTGGCCAAATGCATACAAAAATAATCAAACAGCATTTGCTAAACAGTATCTTGAAAATGGTTATTTGTATTTTAAAAACTCAGAAGAAAAAGACAGGGGGTATATTGATTCATTAGATTTTAAAGTTAATAATGAAAATATTTTCTGGGAATACGATTCGGTTTATATTGATATTTGTAAATTACACTTGAATAAACCATTAAAACCTGGAGAAAAAATAATTATTACTACTCCGTTTTATGTAAAAATCCCAATTAGTTTTTCTCGTCTTGCTGTTGCCCAAAATGCATATCAAATTTCACAATGGTATCCAAAACCTGCTGTTTATGACAAATACGGATGGCATCAATTTCCGTATCTTGATGTAGGAGAATTTTACTCTGAATTTGGTTTGTATGATGTATCAATTACTATCCCAAAAAATTATATTGTTGCAGCAACAGGAAACCTAATGAATGATGAAGAAAAGGAATGGCTTGAAAATAAAGTAACAGAAACTGAAAAAATCACGAATTTTGATAATGATAAAATTAACTGGCAAAAATCTGTTCCTGTTTTTAAAACTTTAAGATATACCGAAAATAACATCCATGACTTTGCCTGGTTTGCAAATAAAAAATATCATGTATTGAAAGGAGAAGTTGAATTACCGCATTCTAAACGGAAAGTTACAACATGGGCTATGTTCACTAATATTGAAGGCAATTTATGGAAACGTTCTATTGAATATATTAACGATGCTGTTTATTATTATTCTCTTTGGTATGGTGATTATCCCTATAATAATTGTACTGC
Protein-coding regions in this window:
- a CDS encoding threonylcarbamoyl-AMP synthase, which translates into the protein MLLKIHPDTPSSRQILKVVEVLQNGGVIIYPTDTVYGIGCDIYNQKAVEKIAKIKGVNPEKANFSFICYDLSHLSDYTKQVNNDVFKLMKKNLPGPFTFILNANGKVPKLFRNKKKTVGIRIPDNNIVREIVRELGNPILTTSIHDEDEVIEYTTDPELIYEKYKDIVDIVVDGGYGNNEASTVVDCTKDEIEIVREGAGELM
- a CDS encoding acylphosphatase, with the translated sequence MIKHINITVSGRVQGVAFRYSTLNTAKYYDIKGFVKNKVNGSVYIEAEGNKEKLDLFVEWCKKGPDMARVDDILITESGIINFKLFEIR
- a CDS encoding DUF2784 domain-containing protein, whose amino-acid sequence is MLKFLDIFFLSFHTLLIFFNLFGWICKKTRKINLITLSLTGASWFILGIFYGIGYCPLTDWHWTVVRKLGKTNIPNSYIKYLFDRLTGLDINSTLVDYLTAICFFIALVVSVYVNFKDYFHKKSNEI